A window of Saccharomyces paradoxus chromosome XIII, complete sequence contains these coding sequences:
- the HER2 gene encoding glutamyl-tRNA(Gln) amidotransferase subunit HER2 (Subunit of the trimeric GatFAB AmidoTransferase(AdT) complex~similar to YMR293C): MSLKRSLKESIERLTSLQSKYNIFTSINPSPYLITNKEGTKETLTNYVASIKDNIVTKDLPTTCASHILENFKSPFDATVVKLLIQAGVHILGKTNLDEFGMGSGGIHSIIGPVINPLYPHEDKKIMGGSSSGAAASVACDLVDFALGTDTGGSVRLPACYGSVFGFKPSYGRLSRFGVIAYSQSLDTVGILSKKINVLRKVFHTLDKYDKKDPTSLSVELRELIEKNKKAKSPLKIGIVKEFNHESMPSEFPKLYFSLLEKLVNLGHEIYPVSIPSVKNSLPIYYTLSPAEAASNLSRYDGIRYGYRDSELDIKDGILFAPTRFKFGTEVKNRIILGNYNLCSDAFKNNFIKAEKLRVNLIDEFDRIFRFPNVLTNSKGNPEGLDILLVPTSSKLPESIKEFEEEETKSPANSYINDVFTVPMSLAGLPSLSMPLREKTPIALQIVGQYGDDSTVLDFVESIS; the protein is encoded by the coding sequence ATGTCTCTGAAACGCTCCTTAAAAGAATCGATTGAAAGATTAACCAGTTTACaatcaaaatataatattttcaccAGCATTAATCCATCTCCTTATTTAATCACAAATAAGGAAGGGACAAAAGAAACGTTGACAAACTACGTTGCCAGTATCAAGGACAATATAGTTACAAAAGATCTCCCAACCACATGTGCCTCACATATACTTGAGAATTTCAAATCACCCTTCGATGCAACAGTAGTAAAATTACTAATACAGGCAGGAGTGCACATCTTAGGCAAAACAAATTTAGATGAATTTGGAATGGGGTCGGGAGGAATACATTCTATAATAGGGCCTGTAATCAATCCGCTATACCCTCATGAagacaagaaaattatGGGTGGTTCGTCTTCTGGAGCCGCTGCGAGCGTTGCTTGCGATCTAGTAGATTTTGCCCTGGGTACAGACACTGGTGGCTCCGTTAGACTGCCTGCATGCTACGGATCTGTTTTTGGTTTCAAGCCGTCCTATGGACGGTTGTCAAGATTTGGTGTAATAGCATATTCTCAATCTTTAGACACTGTTGGAATTCTAAGCAAAAAGATAAACGTCTTACGAAAAGTATTTCACACGCTCGATAAATATGATAAGAAAGATCCCACTTCATTAAGTGTGGAACTGCGTGAAttgatagaaaaaaataaaaaggcGAAGAGCCCTTTGAAGATAGGAATTGTGAAGGAATTCAACCACGAAAGTATGCCCAGTGAATTCCCCAAATTgtacttttctttactaGAGAAGCTGGTCAATTTGGGGCATGAAATATATCCTGTATCCATTCCGTCGGTGAAAAACAGTTTACCGATTTATTATACGCTATCGCCCGCTGAAGCAGCCTCCAATTTATCAAGATATGATGGTATCAGATATGGATATAGAGATTCAGAACTCGATATAAAAGACGGTATTTTATTTGCTCCTACTAGGTTCAAATTTGGAACGGAAGTTAAAAATAGAATCATTTTAGGCAATTATAATCTTTGTTCAGATGCATTTAAGAATAATTTTATTAAGGCTGAAAAGCTACGAGTAAATttaattgatgaatttgacAGGATTTTCAGATTTCCAAATGTTTTAACTAATTCTAAGGGAAATCCGGAGGGTCTAGATATACTGCTAGTACCCACATCATCCAAGCTTCCTGAATCCATAAAGGAGTtcgaagaagaggaaacgAAATCTCCGGCTAACTCGTATATAAACGATGTCTTTACAGTCCCCATGTCATTAGCTGGACTACCAAGTCTATCAATGCCTTTGAGGGAGAAGACCCCAATTGCTTTACAGATAGTAGGCCAATATGGCGATGATTCGACTGTATTAGATTTTGTCGAGTCAATATCATAG
- the JNM1 gene encoding Jnm1p (Component of the dynactin complex~similar to YMR294W): protein MNVIDLSDPATNVDYDSLIGINDGESQEIFENEVKEDEQQEEGEEASSKKDGLIVEPRRDVESLRRAIRDQLLFKVYRQSQLDSADARKVTSDEDDESRQQKLERIRQELEELRTEDSTPEMQTDIKELCQLQSKLATESSNRFASLRKELIEKYEGQDTVILPNINLDTTTIKRLQRLDQKMSEMESYVGNPEALEAEEDRKSVYSKVNELYRSIQLLQGDDKEKGKLQKFRDRLVDLNEEFENSLLGKKIQQDPRLKDETMSKVIKPENKINEINIMYSMFKEYQDLLPLLAERMKSLNKMNNRVVEVYETTKGLDSQITSIQEQEKLWLKALNELDKKFDEQEVKIRQNMEQIRRKIDTLEDKALQRDSK, encoded by the coding sequence ATGAACGTCATAGACTTAAGTGATCCAGCCACTAATGTGGATTATGATAGCTTAATTGGTATTAATGATGGGGAAtctcaagaaatttttgaaaatgaagtgAAGGAGGATGAACAACAGGAAGAGGGGGAAGAagcatcttcaaaaaaagatggaCTCATCGTTGAACCAAGACGTGACGTTGAAAGTTTGAGAAGAGCCATTCGGGATCAGTTACTCTTTAAGGTGTATAGGCAAAGCCAATTGGATTCTGCAGATGCGAGAAAGGTGACTAGcgatgaagacgatgaaAGTCGTCAACAAAAACTAGAAAGAATAAGACAAGAGTTGGAGGAGTTGAGGACAGAAGATTCAACACCTGAAATGCAAACCGATATTAAGGAATTATGCCAACTTCAATCAAAGTTGGCGACAGAGTCGTCCAATAGATTCGCCAGTTTGAGAAAGGAGCTTATCGAAAAATATGAAGGCCAAGATACCGTGATATTGCCTAACATAAATCTTGATACGACCACTATCAAAAGGTTACAAAGGTTAGATCAGAAAATGTCCGAGATGGAAAGTTATGTTGGTAATCCAGAAGCTTTagaagctgaagaagatagGAAATCAGTTTATAGTAAAGTCAATGAACTATATAGAAGCATTCAACTTTTACAAGGCGATGATAAGGAGAAAGGAAAACTGCAGAAGTTCCGGGATAGACTCGTGGACCTgaatgaagaatttgaaaattctttgttAGGTAAGAAAATTCAACAAGACCCAAGATTAAAAGACGAAACCATGAGCAAAGTTATTAAGCcggaaaacaaaataaacgAAATAAATATTATGTATTCAATGTTCAAGGAATACCAAGATTTGCTGCCATTGTTAGCGGAGAGAATGAAAAGTCTCAATAAAATGAACAATAGGGTGGTGGAAGTGTACGAAACCACGAAAGGGCTGGATTCGCAAATAACCAGCAtccaagaacaagaaaaattatggCTGAAGGCTTTAAATGAGTTGGATAAAAAATTCGATGAGCAAGAGGTAAAAATTCGCCAAAACATGGAGCAGATCAGGCGCAAAATCGATACCCTCGAAGACAAAGCTCTACAAAGGGATAGCAAATAA
- the GSR1 gene encoding Gsr1p (similar to YMR295C), which translates to MMHFRKKSGISNTSDHEGGNRASDVKISEDDKARLKMRTASVADPILDAVQEAQPFEQAADTFHDNMNRQSYFSNEEGHVLCDVFGQPITQADISNPTRARDERPLDTIRSFEYAVSGDPVWAQQLETPTYGFRVRPDFPMFGAAVTYDANGMPQQVGGASSQMYGEQAVYQPQQHVQTEEKQKKKKKGLFGRMKKK; encoded by the coding sequence ATGATGcattttagaaaaaaatccgGTATTAGTAACACAAGTGATCATGAAGGAGGGAACCGTGCCTCAGATGTCAAGATTTCTGAAGATGATAAAGCAAGATTAAAGATGCGTACTGCTTCTGTTGCTGATCCTATTCTAGATGCCGTGCAGGAAGCCCAGCCTTTTGAACAAGCTGCTGATACTTTTCACGACAATATGAATAGACAATCTTATTTTTCCAACGAAGAAGGTCATGTTCTATGTGATGTTTTCGGTCAACCGATCACACAGGCTGACATATCGAATCCAACTAGGGCAAGAGATGAAAGACCTTTGGACACCATAAGAAGTTTCGAGTATGCCGTTTCCGGAGACCCGGTCTGGGCCCAACAGTTGGAGACCCCAACTTATGGGTTTCGCGTAAGACCTGATTTTCCTATGTTTGGTGCTGCTGTGACTTACGACGCCAACGGTATGCCGCAACAAGTAGGAGGTGCTTCCAGTCAAATGTATGGTGAGCAGGCGGTGTATCAACCACAACAACACGTACAGACTGaggaaaagcaaaagaagaagaagaagggaTTGTTTGGtagaatgaagaagaaataa
- the LCB1 gene encoding serine C-palmitoyltransferase LCB1 (Component of serine palmitoyltransferase~similar to YMR296C): protein MAHIPEVLPKSIPIPAFIVTTSSYLWYYFNLVLIQIPGGQFIVSYIKKSHHDDPYRTTVEIGLILYGIIYYLSKPQQKKSLQAQKPNLSPQEIDALIEDWEPEPLVDPSATDEQSWRVAKTPVTMEMPIQNHITITRNKLKEKYTDVFNLASNNFLQLSATEPVKEVVKTTIKNYGVGACGPAGFYGNQDVHYTLEYDLAQFFGTQGAVLYGQDFCAAPSVLPAFTKRGDVIVADDQVSLSVQNALQLSRSTVYYFNHNDMNSLECLLNELTEQEKLEKLPAIPRKFIVTEGIFHNSGDLAPLPELTKLKNKYKFRLFVDETFSIGVLGATGRGLSEHFNMDRATAIDITVGSMATALGSTGGFVLGDSVMCLHQRIGSNAYCFSACLPAYTVTSVSKVLKLMDSNNDAVQSLQKLSKSLHESFASDDSLRSYIVVTSSPVSAVLHFQLTPAYRSRKFGYTCEQLFETMSAMQKKSQTNKYIEPYEEEEKFLQSIVDHALINYNVLITRNTIVLKQETLPIVPSLKISCNAAMSSEELKNACESVKQSILACCQESNK from the coding sequence ATGGCACACATTCCAGAGGTTTTACCCAAATCGATACCGATCCCGGCGTTCATCGTTACCACCTCATCGTACCTATGGTACTACTTCAATCTGGTGTTGATTCAGATCCCGGGAGGCCAATTCATCGTTTCGTACATCAAGAAATCGCATCACGACGATCCATACAGGACCACGGTCGAGATAGGGCTTATCTTGTACGGGATCATCTACTATTTGTCCAAGCCACAACAGAAAAAGAGTCTTCAAGCACAGAAGCCCAACCTATCGCCCCAGGAAATCGACGCGCTAATTGAGGACTGGGAACCCGAGCCGCTAGTCGACCCTTCTGCCACCGATGAGCAATCGTGGAGGGTGGCCAAGACACCCGTCACGATGGAAATGCCCATCCAGAACCATATCACTATTACCAGAAACAAGCTGAAGGAGAAGTATACCGACGTTTTCAACTTGGCCTCGAACAACTTTTTGCAATTGTCTGCTACAGAGCCTGTGAAAGAGGTGGTCAAGACCACCATCAAGAATTACGGTGTGGGCGCTTGCGGGCCTGCTGGTTTCTACGGTAACCAAGACGTCCATTACACGTTGGAATACGATCTAGCGCAGTTCTTTGGCACTCAAGGTGCTGTTCTGTACGGGCAAGACTTTTGTGCCGCTCCCTCTGTTCTACCTGCGTTCACCAAGCGTGGTGATGTTATCGTGGCAGATGACCAAGTATCGCTATCAGTGCAGAATGCTTTGCAACTAAGCAGATCCACAGTTTACTACTTCAACCATAACGATATGAATTCGCTAGAATGCTTGCTAAACGAGCTGACCGAGCAGGAGAAGCTTGAGAAATTGCCTGCCATTCCAAGGAAATTTATTGTCACTGAAGGTATTTTCCATAACTCAGGTGATTTGGCTCCATTACCTGAATTGACCAAGTTAAAGAACAAGTACAAGTTCAGACTGTTCGTTGACGAAACATTCTCCATTGGTGTTCTTGGTGCTACGGGCCGTGGGTTATCAGAACACTTCAACATGGATCGCGCCACTGCCATCGACATTACTGTCGGATCCATGGCCACAGCATTGGGTTCTACTGGTGGGTTTGTGCTGGGTGACAGTGTTATGTGTTTGCACCAGCGTATTGGTTCCAACGCTTATTGTTTTTCTGCCTGTTTGCCCGCATACACCGTCACATCCGTCTCCAAAGTCTTAAAATTGATGGACTCGAACAACGACGCCGTGCAGTCGCTGCAGAAACTATCGAAATCTTTGCATGAATCCTTTGCATCAGACGACTCCTTGCGTTCATATATCGTTGTCACATCCTCTCCAGTATCTGCTGTCCTCCATTTCCAACTAACTCCAGCATATAGGTCTCGCAAGTTCGGATACACCTGCGAACAACTATTCGAAACCATGTCAGCTATGCAAAAGAAATCCCAGACAAACAAATACATTGAACCAtacgaagaagaggaaaaattCTTGCAATCCATAGTTGATCATGCTCTTATTAACTATAACGTACTCATCACAAGAAATACTATTGTTCTGAAACAGGAGACACTACCAATCGTCCCTAGCTTGAAAATCAGCTGTAACGCCGCCATGTCCTCCGAGGAACTCAAAAATGCTTGCGAAAGTGTCAAGCAGTCCATCCTTGCCTGTTGCCAAGAAtctaataaataa
- the PRC1 gene encoding carboxypeptidase C PRC1 (Vacuolar carboxypeptidase Y (proteinase C, CPY)~similar to YMR297W) — protein MKAFTSLLCGLGLSTTLAKAISLQRPLGLDKDILFQAAEKFGLDLDLDHLLKELDSNVLDAWAEIEHLYPNQVMNLETSTKPKFPEAIKTKKDWDFVVKNDAIENYQLRVNKIKDPKILGIDPNVTQYTGYLDVEDEDKHFFFWTFESRNDPAKDPVILWLNGGPGCSSLTGLFFELGPSSIGPDLKPIGNPYSWNSNATVIFLDQPVNVGFSYSGSSGVSNTVAAGKDVYNFLELFFDQFPEYVNKGQDFHIAGESYAGHYIPVFASEILSHKDRNFNLTSVLIGNGLTDPLTQYNYYEPMACGEGGEPSVLPSEECSAMEDSLERCLGLIESCYDSQSVWSCVPATIYCNNAQLAPYQRTGRNVYDIRKDCEGGNLCYPTLQDIDDYLNQDYVKQAVGAEVDRYESCNFDINRNFLFAGDWMKPYHTAVTDLLNQDLPILVYAGDKDFICNWLGNKAWTDVLPWKYDEEFASQKVRNWTASITDEVAGEVKSYKHFTYLRVFNGGHMVPFDVPENALSMVNEWIHGDFSL, from the coding sequence ATGAAAGCATTCACCAGCTTACTATGTGGACTGGGCCTGTCCACTACACTCGCCAAGGCCATCTCATTGCAAAGACCGTTGGGTCTAGATAAGGACATTTTGTTCCAAGCTGCGGAAAAATTTGGTTTGGACTTGGACCTGGATCACCTCCTAAAGGAGTTGGACTCTAACGTATTGGACGCATGGGCTGAGATAGAGCATTTGTACCCGAACCAGGTCATGAACCTTGAGACCTCGACTAAGCCAAAATTCCCTGAAGCGATCAAAACGAAGAAGGACTGGGACTTTGTAGTCAAGAACGACGCAATTGAAAACTACCAACTTCGTGTCAACAAGATTAAGGACCCTAAAATTTTGGGTATCGACCCAAACGTCACACAGTACACTGGTTACTTGGATGTTGAGGACGAAGACAagcatttcttcttctggaCTTTTGAAAGTAGAAACGATCCTGCTAAGGATCCGGTCATTCTTTGGTTGAACGGGGGGCCAGGCTGCTCTTCGCTAACTGGGCTATTCTTTGAATTGGGGCCCTCGTCCATTGGACCTGATTTGAAGCCGATCGGAAACCCTTACTCTTGGAACAGCAATGCTACCGTGATCTTCCTTGATCAACCTGTCAATGTTGGATTCTCGTATTCCGGGTCCTCGGGTGTCTCCAACACCGTCGCCGCCGGTAAGGACGTCTACAACTTCTTGGAATTGTTCTTTGACCAGTTCCCTGAATACGTCAACAAGGGCCAAGATTTCCACATCGCTGGGGAGTCCTATGCTGGCCATTACATCCCCGTTTTTGCCTCTGAAATTTTGTCCCACAAGGACAGAAACTTTAACCTGACCTCCGTCTTAATCGGTAATGGTCTTACTGACCCATTGACTCAGTACAACTACTATGAGCCAATGGCTTGTGGTGAAGGTGGCGAACCCTCCGTTTTGCCTTCCGAAGAATGTTCCGCTATGGAGGACTCCTTGGAGCGTTGTTTGGGCTTGATCGAGTCGTGCTATGACTCCCAATCTGTCTGGTCCTGTGTTCCAGCTACCATTTATTGTAACAACGCCCAATTGGCTCCTTACCAACGTACCGGCAGAAACGTCTATGACATCAGAAAGGACTGTGAAGGTGGCAATTTGTGCTACCCAACTTTGCAAGATATCGACGACTACTTAAACCAAGACTACGTCAAACAAGCTGTCGGCGCAGAGGTTGACCGCTACGAATCCTGTAACTTCGACATTAACAGAAATTTCCTGTTTGCGGGTGACTGGATGAAGCCTTACCACACCGCTGTGACGGATCTTTTGAATCAAGACTTACCCATTCTGGTCTATGCAGGTGACAAAGATTTCATCTGTAACTGGTTGGGTAATAAGGCATGGACGGATGTCTTGCCATGGAAGTACGACGAAGAATTCGCAAGCCAAAAAGTACGTAACTGGACCGCATCTATTACCGACGAGGTTGCTGGTGAAGTCAAATCCTATAAGCACTTCACCTACTTGAGAGTCTTCAATGGTGGCCACATGGTTCCATTCGACGTCCCTGAAAACGCCTTAAGTATGGTTAATGAATGGATCCACGGCGATTTCTCGTTATAA
- the LIP1 gene encoding sphingosine N-acyltransferase subunit LIP1 (Ceramide synthase subunit~similar to YMR298W), translating into MSQPPPIITTKPAARPKPKIFNLFRVCFISLLLIAAVEYFKYGTRINYEWFHCTPIKEPQSGSVIKLWARGGPSCDKRGEYKTIVKRITRDYEPNDEHLSFCIIENDNVAPVHYPIHEDKGEPGYVAYVGYDTDSELVQELCADSTVYHM; encoded by the coding sequence ATGTCTCAACCTCCACCCATTATAACTACAAAACCAGCTGCCAGgccaaaaccaaaaattttcaatttgtttcGTGTTTGCttcatttcattattgCTGATCGCTGCTGTAGAATACTTCAAGTATGGTACAAGAATCAACTACGAGTGGTTCCATTGTACCCCAATAAAGGAACCTCAATCTGGTTCCGTAATCAAGCTTTGGGCACGTGGTGGGCCAAGTTGTGACAAAAGAGGCGAATATAAAACTATCGTAAAGAGAATCACAAGAGATTACGAACCAAATGATGAACACCTATCGTTCTGTATTATTGAGAACGATAATGTTGCACCCGTTCACTACCCCATTCACGAAGACAAAGGTGAACCTGGCTACGTAGCTTACGTCGGTTACGACACAGACTCTGAACTGGTCCAAGAACTATGTGCTGATTCCACAGTTTATCACATGTGA
- the DYN3 gene encoding dynein light intermediate chain (Dynein light intermediate chain (LIC)~similar to YMR299C), whose protein sequence is MNNGNAWDKLLSQNGSAINSTETAATTAIIYSPSSKTLHQFINICFPEGSDSKLDTNLINYGTIAWTNDLEQHYCLGVYTLIKNTHNALDLLKPFLQEHTSKIHWLILLDWSLNDQKLWLNELSNTFSKIKQLNDDNEFSIWCLNSSEILNLQRNTTAWQSVHIDFILQTLRSFCYFNDSSLFYICEDRAEGEEEEAQRLRHQEVLKHFVEDRDMKDYIEMTKRSRISIPKGCDSIGLIKTIDERFEPTEVEEEHFLARYMDFIPAMDEIMENRKTCIGIGLDELSPLETFKVNIQEELGKMFTKYREDSKI, encoded by the coding sequence ATGAATAATGGTAATGCATGGGACAAATTATTGTCTCAGAATGGATCCGCAATCAATAGCACAGAGACTGCTGCGACAACAGCAATTATATATTCCCCATCAAGTAAAACATTACATCAATTTATAAACATCTGCTTTCCAGAGGGAAGCGATTCGAAACTGGATACCAATTTAATTAATTATGGCACAATAGCATGGACCAACGATTTAGAGCAGCATTATTGTCTAGGTGTTTACACTCTAATTAAAAACACTCACAATGCATTAGATCTTCTAAAGCCCTTTCTGCAAGAACATACTTCGAAGATTCACTGGCTCATATTATTAGATTGGTCATTAAACGATCAAAAACTGTGGCTGAATGAACTATCCAACACATTCAGTAAAATTAAGCAGCTgaatgatgataatgaattTTCTATATGGTGTTTAAACAGTAGCGAAATTTTAAACTTACAAAGAAACACTACTGCATGGCAGTCAGTACATATCGACTTCATTTTGCAAACGCTAAGGTCGTTTTGTTATTTTAATGATAGTTCATTATTCTATATATGCGAAGATCGTGCCGAAGgggaggaagaagaagcacaGAGGCTCAGGCATCAAGAGGTTCTGAAAcattttgttgaagataGGGATATGAAGGATTATATTGAAATGACCAAGCGTAGCAGGATATCAATACCGAAGGGGTGCGATTCTATCGGATTgataaaaacaatagaCGAAAGATTCGAGCCTACTGAAGTGGAAGAGGAGCACTTTTTAGCCCGATACATGGACTTTATACCAGCAATGGATGaaataatggaaaataGGAAAACATGCATTGGTATTGGCCTTGATGAACTCTCTCCTTTAGAGACTTTCAAAGTTAACATTCAAGAGGAATTAGGCAAAATGTTTACAAAATATAGGGAAGATTCGAAGATCTAG
- the ADE4 gene encoding amidophosphoribosyltransferase (Phosphoribosylpyrophosphate amidotransferase (PRPPAT)~similar to YMR300C) — protein MCGILGIVLANQTTPVAPELCDGCIFLQHRGQDAAGIATCGSRGRIYQCKGNGMARDVFTQQRVSGLAGSMGIAHLRYPTAGSSANSEAQPFYVNSPYGINLAHNGNLVNTASLKRYMDEDVHRHINTDSDSELLLNIFAAELEKHNKYRVNNEDVFHALEGVYRLCRGGYACVGLLAGFALFGFRDPNGIRPLLFGERENPDGTKDYMLASESVVFKAHNFTKYRDLKPGEAVIIPKNCSKGEPEFKQVVPINSYRPDLFEYVYFARPDSVLDGISVYHTRLAMGSKLAENILKQLKPDDIDVVIPVPDTARTCALECANVLGKPYREGFVKNRYVGRTFIMPNQRERVSSVRRKLNPMESEFRGKKVLIVDDSIVRGTTSKEIVNMAKESGATKVYFASAAPAIRYNHIYGIDLTDTKNLIAYNRTDEEVAEVIGCERVIYQSLEDLIDCCKTDKITKFEDGVFTGNYVTGVEDGYIQELEEKRESIANNSSDMKAEVDIGLYNCADY, from the coding sequence ATGTGTGGTATTTTAGGTATTGTATTGGCAAACCAAACGACTCCAGTAGCTCCGGAGTTATGTGATGGATGTATTTTTCTACAACACCGTGGACAAGATGCAGCTGGTATAGCTACCTGTGGTTCTCGTGGTAGAATCTATCAATGTAAAGGTAATGGTATGGCTCGTGACGTATTCACTCAACAACGTGTTTCAGGTCTTGCTGGTTCCATGGGTATTGCCCACTTGAGATATCCTACAGCCGGTTCTTCGGCTAATTCAGAAGCACAACCATTTTACGTCAATAGTCCTTACGGTATCAACTTGGCACATAACGGTAACCTAGTGAATACTGCGTCCTTAAAGAGATATATGGATGAGGATGTTCATAGACATATTAACACGGACAGTGATTCTGAGCTActattgaatatttttgcTGCTGAATTGGAAAAGCACAACAAGTACAGAGTTAACAATGAAGATGTTTTCCATGCTTTAGAAGGTGTTTACCGTTTATGCCGTGGTGGTTATGCTTGCGTCGGTTTACTTGCCGGTTTTGCATTATTTGGTTTTAGAGATCCAAATGGTATTAGGCCATTATTGTTCGGTGAGAGAGAAAATCCGGACGGCACTAAGGACTATATGTTGGCTTCAGAAAGTGTTGTTTTCAAAGCCCACAATTTTACTAAATATCGTGACTTAAAGCCTGGTGAGGCAGTTATCATCCCTAAGAACTGTAGTAAAGGTGAACCTGAGTTCAAACAAGTGGTCCCTATAAACTCTTATAGACctgatttatttgaatACGTGTATTTTGCCAGACCGGATAGTGTATTGGATGGTATATCAGTTTATCACACAAGATTGGCCATGGGTTCTAAGCTAGCAGAAAACATTTTGAAGCAACTGAAGCCAGATGACATTGATGTTGTTATTCCTGTTCCAGATACTGCAAGAACATGTGCATTAGAATGTGCTAATGTATTAGGGAAGCCTTACAGAGAGGGTTTTGTTAAAAATAGATATGTCGGCAGAACATTTATTATGCCAAACCAAAGGGAAAGGGTTTCTTCAGTAAGGAGGAAACTTAACCCCATGGAATCCGAATTTAGGGGTAAGAAGGTTCTGATAGTGGACGATTCCATTGTCAGAGGTACTACTTCGAAAGAAATTGTTAACATGGCAAAGGAATCTGGCGCAACAAAGGTTTACTTTGCGTCAGCTGCCCCAGCTATTCGTTACAACCATATTTATGGTATTGACTTGACAGATACAAAAAACTTAATTGCTTATAATAGAACTGATGAAGAAGTGGCGGAAGTAATTGGTTGCGAAAGGGTCATTTACCAATCGTTGGAAGATTTGATTGACTGTTGTAAAACTGATAAAATAACCAAATTCGAAGACGGTGTCTTCACCGGAAATTACGTTACTGGTGTCGAAGACGGTTATATAcaagaattggaagaaaaacgTGAATCGATCGCAAATAATTCGTCAGATATGAAGGCTGAAGTCGATATCGGATTATATAATTGTGCAGATTATTGA